A stretch of the Flavobacterium aquiphilum genome encodes the following:
- a CDS encoding threonine/serine ThrE exporter family protein translates to MEIVAKPNKYELGEMLLEIGSLLIVSGANTERVKVTISRIAGAFCCDSDLMITNHALMITLTYKDNIKTFTSVKWVPNMHLNFNLISDISTMSWKIVEEKWSVERINNEIKKLDRKPLYSRGLVLFLVALAGASFCRLFGGGLVEMILCFSGTLVGLFVRQETMKLKFNFYVCIFFASLTSSFLVGLYSFLNPGVEFIHALSTSVLFLIPGVPMINSFSDLIDGNILNGTTRGVNVLVIAFAISLGLMVSLLIFNLH, encoded by the coding sequence ATGGAAATTGTTGCAAAACCAAACAAGTACGAACTAGGAGAAATGCTCCTGGAAATCGGTTCCTTACTCATCGTTTCAGGAGCCAATACCGAACGTGTAAAAGTTACCATCAGTAGAATAGCAGGGGCTTTTTGTTGTGATTCGGATTTAATGATTACCAATCACGCCTTGATGATTACTTTAACATACAAAGACAATATCAAAACATTTACCAGTGTAAAATGGGTGCCCAATATGCATCTTAATTTCAATCTCATTTCAGATATCAGTACGATGAGTTGGAAAATTGTAGAAGAAAAATGGTCGGTGGAACGCATTAACAACGAAATAAAAAAGTTAGACCGCAAACCCTTGTATTCAAGGGGATTGGTTTTGTTTTTGGTAGCGCTGGCAGGAGCCTCATTCTGTAGATTGTTTGGAGGCGGGTTAGTAGAAATGATCCTTTGTTTTTCCGGGACTTTGGTCGGGCTTTTTGTGAGACAGGAAACCATGAAACTCAAATTTAATTTTTATGTGTGCATCTTTTTTGCTTCATTAACCTCTTCGTTTTTGGTTGGGCTTTATTCTTTTTTGAATCCTGGAGTAGAATTCATTCATGCTTTATCCACTTCGGTATTGTTTTTAATCCCGGGAGTGCCTATGATTAATTCCTTCTCGGACTTAATTGACGGAAATATATTAAACGGAACCACCAGAGGTGTAAATGTATTGGTTATCGCTTTTGCCATTTCATTGGGATTAATGGTTTCATTATTAATTTTTAATTTACACTAA
- a CDS encoding threonine/serine exporter family protein, which produces MDFALLEKGIWLGCAGIGFAVLFNVPRRTLGIIYIISALGGLLKFYLISLEVGLIFAALCGASLIGFFSVLAAHYRKAPPMTFALPALIPMIPGFFAYKAMVGVMKLTAEKDPDVYTKLFFETVNNGLSALLIILALAAGVAIPMLITRKETVKRIKTDKVLEKQMENLEEEN; this is translated from the coding sequence ATGGATTTTGCATTATTAGAAAAAGGAATTTGGCTGGGTTGCGCAGGAATTGGTTTTGCCGTATTGTTTAATGTACCACGCAGGACGTTGGGGATTATTTATATCATTTCGGCACTAGGAGGATTGCTTAAATTTTATTTGATATCACTTGAAGTAGGATTGATTTTTGCTGCCCTATGCGGTGCTAGTCTTATTGGATTTTTCAGTGTATTGGCAGCACATTATCGCAAGGCACCTCCAATGACTTTTGCACTTCCAGCATTAATACCTATGATTCCTGGATTTTTTGCCTACAAAGCTATGGTTGGGGTGATGAAATTAACCGCCGAAAAAGATCCTGATGTTTACACCAAGCTCTTTTTCGAAACGGTAAACAACGGTCTTTCGGCTTTGTTGATCATTTTGGCCTTAGCCGCAGGAGTGGCCATCCCAATGTTGATTACCCGAAAGGAAACCGTCAAGAGAATTAAAACCGATAAAGTTTTAGAAAAACAAATGGAAAACTTAGAGGAAGAAAATTAA